TCCTCTTCTTTTGACACCACCCATCCACTGGCAAAGCCACATGCATGGAAGCCTGCTCATGTGCCTTTTGTGGCACAGCAAGTGTTTACAAATATGACAGCTCTCAAAAGTAACCAAACTATGATATGCATTCGAATATCCAACAAACTTGACATGAGGTAGAGCTAAGTATTACTGGGTGCTTAAACCACCAGGGCACTTGCAAATGAGATGGTGATAAAATGCTTTGGTTCATTATACAATACTTTGTGAGACTCCACTGTTCATATTTAAGTGAAAGCCAAAATTGAGATCTACTCAACAAGGGAGGGAATAATCTCCCTTTACAAAATTAAATACAGTAGAACTTGGCCTCCACCTGAGTAATTGCACCTATGGAGAGGAGGGCAGTGGAGATTAATTCTCATGTCTTCCTACCATAGGTCCCCAACTCCCAAGTGCCAGGCCATGTACTACTGATCTTAGCCTACAGCTCGGGTACTTTCAGTCTTTTCCTTGTGCCACTTTTTCAGTTCACCCTACATCTGATCAAGACTCCTGAGCATTGTGCACTTCTGTCGGTAATCACATTTCAAGCAGGAGAGTGAAGGAATACAACCCCAGGGGATTTGTACTGAGGGGGTCGTTCCTTGGAACACTGGAATGTAGATCCAGCAATAGTCATTCTAGAGTCAATCAATTGCTCTTTTGAGATCACAAATCCTTAACACTAGTCACTCGGGCTTGTACGGCACAATACAAATGTTCCATTCTATAACTCCCAGTAGCTAATGACTCCAGTTCTTCACAAGCAGTACAGCCCTTTGTGGCACATTACAGCAAAACACTGTGCCACATTGTTTCAAATATGGCATCCATATAAAGTTTGGATCAATAAAATAACTATTATAATACACATGAAATGGGCAACCGGTTATGGGATAATCTAGATAAAAAACTGGCATAATAAAAATAGTCTATACAAATTCTGTAGGTGGGAGTGTGGCAGGTTGGGCCTCAAGACTAGAGTACTGTGGTACACCGTATATCACGGAGGATTCCCAATGCCAACGCTCCAAGTGTGCTGAAACACTAACCCTCGCCGCTCACAACAACTAATTACCTTGTGGACACTGGCAGGTTCAACAAGACTCATCTAACCGGACTGCATTTCACTGTTTCAATAATCCAATTTGATAAACTAAGTTACCAACTCAAAGAACTTGCTTATAAACAACTGTAAAATACTTTAATATActtaaagaaatataacaaatacCTTTTCTGACATTAACCGTCcacaaaataattataataaaatattagCTTCTAAATACTATTTCTGTCTGCGATGCAACTGCAGACAATAGGACACTAAATGAGCACTGCTGGTAAACTACAAACAATCAACTCTTCACTTCCAGACAAATTCTGCCTGCCAAAAAATTCTTAGCACTGAATATTATGAATATCTTCCACAAGGAAAAGCACCATTAACTTACAAAACACATTAAACTGATTGATTGTTTGTAATATTGTGGAAATGCTAGGTGTTAAGTTTTATAACTTAGGGTTGCCTTTTGAAATAAGGTTTCAAATTacaaaaaattccaaaaattttACAAAAAGCCAATTCTTTCCCAAGAGAGCCAACAGGAAAGAGGTAGAATTTAATCCAAATCCttaaagagggagaaaaaaaagaaaaaaagaacagataTGTCAACAAGTCCACAATGCAGCATGTGATTCTACTAAAATACAGGACATTGGGTTGCTTGCTCATGATGATCCCAGTTATTGCTGGCTAGGACACATCATCACGCAGTGGGAACAACAACAGTGATTTTCACTTTGCGTGACACGGACAGTAAAGCCAGTAAGCACTACCAGTATCACAGAACAAGAACTTAGTGGTTACCAGTTCATGTTATGATCTTCAACCTTTTGACTTTCACCATGTAGTACTTGGACAGTTTCTCGAGGAAACTGGCACGAACAGCGGTGCAGAGGATGCGGCCTGGCGGAGGAAGTGGTTTACAGTCCAGACTGCGGCCCCACTCTCCCCTCTGCTTAACAGTGACCCCGCCACCCTGCCTACAATGCTGCCCTGCTTCCCAGCACCACTAGGCAGTTATTAAGATGCCCGATGAAGTTAAATGAGAAAGTAGAGACTCTGTTACAGCCCGACAGTACTGCCTTTGGGCTGGACACTTTACATCCTCACCAGCCATCCAATGCATGGGTGGCATAGGCAGCTTGGATGGGCAGGGTGGTTCAGCTGAGACACGGGGCACTGCAAGCTGGGATGGGCTAACAGAGCCACTACAAGATTCTGCTCTTTGTCGGCCACTTGCACTGGCAGGGGTGACTGTTGTGGCTATAGCAACAGCTGGGGCAGCGGTGATGGTAGGTGGACTCTGCCGGTTTGGAATTGTCCTCTGCTTGGCCCTAGGCGACCTACTCTCACTGCGTGCAGTAATGGGAGACATGGTGGCCTGGTACCGGCGTTTTCCTGGTCGCATAGTTGCTGTTACCTGCAAAATAGCAAAGAAACTGGTAATGTTCTGCGAGTACTGGGTCAATAACCTAGCTTGCACCTATCATCCCACAGATTATCAAGAATGTTTCATGGGACCTTTTACAGAAAATAGAACAAGATTCCGCTTAATTACTTTATTTCATGGCACTCTCCAAACTTGCAAAAAAACTGCAATTTACCTACTTTAAGGAAGGAATAAAATGTATATGCAGTTTAGATCAAAATCCACTGTCTTAAAATCTAACATCTCTGCTTCCATTTCATGTAAAAAGTCTTTACTTTGTTTCACACAAGGCTGAATTGTTTATCTTAATTTATTTTTCACTGACACACAATACCCCTACAGTGCAAAAATAATAAATATTCCTCTCATCATTATATTGCCACTATCCCTCTGCAGCTAACTAAAAGGAACACTTCCGTTTTTGTATACCTTTTTTGCTAATACCATAAGTCAAAGCATCATACAGTTTCAACACCTTATATACCATATAGTTACCAAGGCTATATCTTAACTGGTTTTCCATCATATCAAAAGATAAGACATACAGTAAGCTTCCATTCTAAAGGACTTTAATGCATCAGAACTTGAATTCTAATGTACCCTCAAGCCCCGATGACAAAGCCTGGGATCTAGTGCTAATTTCCAAAATCCATTACACCCAAATTGTCAGGTACGGCAAAGACCCACTGGACTGAATTTGGAATGTAACAAAATAGCCTGTTAGTTCAAGACCTCAGTCCAGTATGTAAAGCAACACAATACTGCATTACTAGTGGGGATATAATCAGGTACACCCACTAAGACGCACAACCTCAATGCAACAATGAAACAGAAATTCATCCATATTTGAATAGCTTTTGACATACCAACACATGCAATTAATGTTATTTAGCTGCCACTAActatacatacaaattcatctaaaAAACTTTGTCGCGGCTTCAGTGTCAGCACTACTACgctttccaccacacacactatgtactTAAATTCCATGTCTACACCTAAACTTGTGTAACCGTCCTTCCGAATATTCTCGAAGTCTAGCTCTAGTTCTCTaagaaaaactttggcctgctcaataagcatctccccagaaatgcttacacctttaTTACATGAGCTTAAACCAATTTATAAGTGCAGTGTCTAATTTTGTACTCCTGTTAGTTTAAATGCTAAACATCCAATATGTTTCCTTTACAATCCTGAAAATCTCATTTTCAAGTTCTATAAATCTTTTTATCtaaaattaaacaaatatatattatatatatatatatatatatatatatatatatatatataaagtacatttCATCCATTACTATCACTGATAACCTGAGTGTCAACAGTGATGCCACTATGCATGTCCTGCTTTCCATCATAGTTAACTTTCAATGCTGGAAGATTCAGTGTTTATAAAATAACTCTGCAAATAATTCAATGAGATATCACTGTCAAGCAATTTAGGATCACTAACTGCCTTGCCCACAATATCTAACAAAAGCCATTAAGTTTCCTTGCTAGGTAACACATGGGAATGTCCAGTCTGGCATGGTTAGAGGCTGGCTGATAATAGGGAAGAATTACCACATCCAAAACTTGACTACCACCCAGGCCTGGCAGGGTAGGCTGCTTTGAAGCagatgcctatatatatatatattttttttttttttcatactatttgccatttcccgcgatagcgaggtagcgttaagaacagaggactgggcctttaagggagtatcctcacctgactgccttctctgttccttcttttggaaaaaaaaatgagaggggaggatttccagccccccgctcccttcccttttagtcgccttctacgacacgcagggaatacgtgggaagtattctttctcccctatcccctatatatatatatatatatatatatatatatatatatatatatatatatatattttcatactattcgccatttcccgcgttagcgaggtagcgttaagaacaggggactgggccttagagggaatacatatatatatatatatattttgctttgtcgctgtctcccacgtttgcgaggtagcgcaaggaaacaggcgaaagaaatggcccaacccacccccatacacatgtatatacatacgtccacacacgcaaatatacatacctacacagctttccatggtttaccccagacgcttcacatgccctgattcaatccactgacagcacgtatgaatacttcccacgtattccctgcgtgttgtagaaggtgactaaaaggggagggagggggggccggaaattctcccctcccgtttataattttccaaaagaaggaacggagaggtgggccaagtgaggattacccTCTAAGGTTCACTCCTCAGCTCTTAAtgccaccttgctaatgcgggataaggtgaatatgtatggaaaaaaatatatatatacttctatagATGTTGTTTGCCTTGTCTTTATTTACCCATGAAGGTGGTATGGGATTAAACATGCTACATGCACAAAACCTCACAAGTGCGAGACTGCTAAACAAGTAGTAATACGGGAAATTTCAAAAGAATCACATACACAGGAGATAAAGAAAAGGGGCAAAAAAGGTGGTAGGGAAACTGTTACAGATGCTAACTTCCTGAAACTTCCAATTCAAAATTTACAAACAGCCTTAAACACAGGAGAATCTGAGATATcttgtataaaatatatataaatgaatgaaaactAGTTTCAAGTTAAATGAGTAGATAAGTATATATACCTGTTGGGTGGCAACCCCATTAGACAAAGCAAGCTTGACATTGTTGTCCATCTAGACAACAGCATCTTCAAATGGCAGGGTTGAGCATGCACCACATGGCGCACCCTTCTCTGTTGGTTAAATTTCGAGGTATACCATATTTTGTTTACTAAAGCACATTTCCCAGTGTTTCAGGATCTAACCTGCTCTTCTACAATTTTCAGCCCTCGGAGAATATCCGAGCAAATATCCATTATCCATCTCTGGCAGACTTTTCAAATACATATGCAGAGCACATATTTCAAGTTTCAATAATTTCTGTTTAGTGTCATTAGTTTCAATTTACAAttttcatttcaatctatttcaCTGGCTACttttcaggaaaactttttagtAATCACTAGTGTTATACAAAACCTGAAAGTTTCAATTTCAGTTTGTTAACTCTTTCAAAGACCACACTCATACTTTTATAACTTTCCCTGGAGGCCCTACTCATACGTGTATGAAATGCCTCTTTAAGCCCTATTATGGAAGGCTTGCTTATTGGTATGTAGAGGTGCCTTATGCGTCAAGCAATTTTCATAAAAAATCCCAATGTTAATTACCCATTTAACAATGAGGTAATACGTCTAACCCTTTGGGAACCCCAGCATACATgtacagcttaccttccacaatGAGGTAATATGTCTGACCCTCTGGGCACCCCAACTACTTGTACAGCTTACCTTCCAGTCATCTAAACCAGAAGGTGCACTTTACTGGTATGCAGGGGTGCCTTATGTCACAGTTAGCATGGGGAAAGAACCCTAAAGTTAGATATCTAAAAACTGTGACAGGGATAGGTATGAACTTTACGTGTGTCAAATTTAGAAGTTCATCAGTAATACAAGGGGGttaattcacatttttttttcttttaacctttcTTGGTGCTTTCTTTAATATGAACGAGTAAAATCTTTCCTAGAAATCCCCCTAAATTATTAAGGCTTGATCCTTTAGGGGTTAAACAATAGATTCTATTATaattttccccttttggaaattaAACAAGTCAACAATGATAAAAGCAACAATACAGGTAATTCAATGAAAATCCTCTTGCAACATATAATAAagttataaaaagaaatgaatatgtaGTGCATATGCAGTttaaaatataaagaataaacCAGCCCCAATTATCAATTACAAAATGCATAGTTGTTATTGTTTATACCACAACATAAAGTGCTTctcagtttctttttctttcacgtgTGTCCATTTCCAGCATCAGCTAGGTAGTCATAGGTACTAACGCAGAAAAGGCCTCAAtagctcacatacattctacagcTGCtgtgtgtaatgcaacaaaacctcAGCTATAttaccaggccccacacacctttccttctgcttcattccactgacagcccaTCAACCCCAGAGCATCAAATCGCTAAGTCACTACCCCTTgcatcatcctgcatgttcaggtccaaatcattcaaaaccttattcactctatccttgtaTCTCCAATCTGGTATCCCTTAGGTGAGATGTGGTAgttagaagagtatggttgaaaaagCCAGGGGCTGTGTTATGGTTGACATAACAGAATGAGCAAGGGACAACTTAATAAGAGGGTGAATGTATCAGCAGCATTGGGgataaggagaatggggagatcaaattagaAACGCAAGGATAAAGTGAAAGCAGTTTGAAGgtttggggcctaaacattcaggaatgAGGCACGCATACACAAGACATTGTGAACTGAAGCAAATGAAGTACACAAAGGATGTGCTAAAGCtgggaaaccaaaaaaaaaatttctgcagGGCCTGGTTATGAATACAGGGCActggtattggtgcattatactgtacagtacatgacagctggaacgTGGATGCGAGCAAATGAACCGTTCTTCAGTTCTAGACCTCCCATGCtatgcgagaaatggcgagctTTTTAAGATGGTCCACTGTTCTCTGATCTACTGATAGATTAATGGACACTTAATGATGATCAAGCTGATATAGTTCAGTGATTTTCTGAAAACTATGGATAAGTTCAGTGACTTTCTGAAATCTATGGATAAAGTAACATGGTCAAGCTGTTGATGTATTTCAGTGACTTACAGAAAACCTTATACAAGAGTGCCACAGAAATTTGGGGGGAAATCATCTATAATAACTGAGTTGGTTATAAAGCATAAATCAGCTCATTTCTGACACAAAAAAATGAGTGCCAGGAAATTATTAATGGGGTGACTCAACGTTCTTTCCTTAGTCCTTTGCTATTCATCCTGTTCATAAAAAATATTCCATTAGCAATAAAGCACGAGTGGTATCTTATTGCACGAGATATGTAACTTTTCTGAACTGCAGATATAGATGTCAATAATTGATAACATCTTTCAGGAATGGAAAAAATAGTAAATATGGTTTCTAAAATTTCAACCCAATCAAAAATACACTTTGTGTTTGGGTATTACAATATTTATACAAAACAGGGCGCAACATGCCAGGTTTAGGTCTATGAAGCAGTGGTAAATGTGCAGTGAAGGGTTACAATCCTGCATTATTAGTAAAAAAATTTATCATACAAGGAAAGGCTTCAGAAGCTGAATTAGCCAACACGTTAATATCGTGTAGGTACATCAAGACTTTCAAGATTCTATGgctaaacttgaaaaattttgtGAAAAAACATAAGAGATGGATGTGAgggtatatttcaattaaagtatGAGTATTACCCGAAGACAGACCAAGAAGACACTCAAGAACCTGCAATGGGAAAACCGACTACTGGAATGAACTAACAATGTCACATTCTTGTTGAGATATGAAATAAGGCATGGAAGATGCTTGAGAAATAGCAAATAACCATATATGTACAAGGTAAGACCACTGTAAAGTGCCTGTGTAACTCAAGAGCTGGTAAAACAAAGCTTGAGTACCCTCCTGTAGAGCTACGTCTGTATCTTTAATTTCTAATTTGTACAAAACAGGTTTTTAATGTTTACGTAGAGGGGCCGCATCTCTTGGAAACTCACTACAATAACACAACCCTTAAAATTTCAAAATGATGTATGCATAAACCACCTCTAACTTATTCTATCCATCCATCATTCAAACAAAAGAAGTGAACctatccatttttttccccttgaaaacttccttaatttcatgttgtcctCTTAAGTTATATCAATAAATCTTTATGAAGAACTgatcactgtctgcatcatcaatCTGGTTCAAAAACGTACaaaagctgtgatcaggtcacccatcacctCTGTTTCTTCAGCAATTGTATTTTCATTTAAAGGGTTTCCCAGACAGGCCAGCAAGGATGGTTCAGGCATTCTTTTactatttcattttccatttgaCTTCCCCTTGCACCATCACTGGGATACAGTGATAAGTCTGGGTAGTGAGGCTGCACCctcagacagggagggaggtggggtttaAGTAAGGATGACTGGGTTGACTGCTTCAATCCATCACTACATAGTAAGATCAAGATGACGATGGGTGTGAGCTTTCCATGTTATGTAGTACATTTGACAATACTCTTACCTATACGAACTGATACTGTATATCACCTGTATACCAAATCTTCAAAGCCCTCCCCACTAACATCTTTTGAAATAGATATAAAAGCATCAAAGTACGCTCCTCCACTAAGTCTTATTGTAGTTCTCTGAGAATATGTCTGACATTAATTAAGGACGTGCCCCCTAAACTACATATTCACCCAATGCTTACATCAGAAAATGAAAAcccctaaaagaaaaaataacgaaTCTAATTGGCTTACCTAACGCTGATGGAAAACGAACTTCGCTCAAACAGGTAAGCATAGGAATAAAGTAATAAACAGTGATCTCCAATATTATCTGTGGACAATATATGGACGTTCAGAAAATGTCATTTCCCCTGTACTTATATACAACCTTAGCTACACCAACGATCTTCCAATTAATCTTATAATTCAGAAAAAAACATAACTTTTTCATCAAACGTTCTTGCACAACTACCTAAAAAACCTATGATAAATAATTTCCAATAATGAAACACTGCTGGtccttagattttttttaaatatacgcAACTAAGTCACTTCCGTACGACTGACCAGACAAAGGGAAGTGGTTATGTTGCTACTTCACGGAAGatatcatgtacataattcaaaccgGTTGCAATCTTACCTGCTGAATAGTACACGGGTCACTCGCCAGGTGCCTCTGCTGCCCCTTATGTAGCCGACTACTGGGCTGATTGCTGGTCGGGCTCCACCTTGGTCCAGCCATTGTGGTGCTACGCTTCTCTCCACTTGTTGGTGACGATTCTTGTGCTTCCAATATGGCTTAGTCTCGACAGCAATATCTTCGGTATTCTTACTGGCTGGATATATGTGTAGTTAGATGTTAGGTACACTTCAGTACTGGGAACTGTGCAGACTGCGCCGCGACTCTCAACACCTTCTCCAACCTGTCACAAGATGGCGTCATGAAGACCATTGGGTGTCCAATACGCCAAGACCTTCGGAGTACTAATGTAGCTCTCCCGTCTTAACTGAGCTTTTCTTTGTCTCACCCTGTGTTTCCGACACTTGCTGTGGTAAATGTGCACGGCGAATTCTTGCCGAACCCAGTCCAGAACTGTACTACTCAAGCATAAGCCTGGAGCGACCGAATGccgtctccttcctctctcctcttccattgAATCACAACAAAGGTGCTGCGAGTCTCGTGTGACGTCAGTAGCATCAGCCAATCACCGACTCCTAATGCGGACTTTCACCCTGAACACATCTGATGgtactttttattttatttcttgtaATTTTCTCTATAAATTatacaatataaatatatttctaagGTTTCACTAAATACATTAGACGTAAAAGGGATATTCTAAAAGCGTTCAAGTTCTCGTAAATTTAAACAAAACAAGGACAATATGGCAGTCGCGTTCGTGATTCATCGGGATCTCTCGACTGCATTCGGGTCCCTTTCCATTGGTCGCTTCTCGGGCGACCTCCTCGGGTAGCAACAAAAACAATTATCAGGCCCTTATCTACCGCTGTAGCATGTACCCCTTGACTCCATTGGATatatttgaaaaagaagctttaTATAGATGACCAGATATTCAAACAGTCATCAATAATGTTAGATATAAATATGTAGTTCTTCCCTTAATTCAAGGTTTCATATGATTTCCTGAATACACAATGAAGAGCCTTATACACTGTCATGAacaataaaaaatggaagcgctaTGAATCCTAGGTCCTGACTtaaatttttttcctcaaaatccACACACAAAGAGCATTTTTATGGGGTATGGAGCTACAagccagatacacacacagaatgaAAATTACCTACCTACATGGAACAAACCCTTTCGAAGCGAACCAAGCTCACTCTGTATCGAATATTTAGAGCCTTACACTATGATAAGAACAGTTTACGTAAAAAGAGGTTACTGCTTATCAAATCAGCAGTTTATATTATCAATGAAAAGGAATGAGGAAATCTCAATCCACGTGACGTCAATGAATTTTGCCTTTATTTCACCCTAAAAGATAATACATTTCAAGAATATGAATGACGCATAACATGCAATTATTTACACAAGCgtcggactttttttttttcattcttttaaatA
The nucleotide sequence above comes from Panulirus ornatus isolate Po-2019 chromosome 68, ASM3632096v1, whole genome shotgun sequence. Encoded proteins:
- the LOC139747301 gene encoding uncharacterized protein, whose translation is MAGPRWSPTSNQPSSRLHKGQQRHLASDPCTIQQVTATMRPGKRRYQATMSPITARSESRSPRAKQRTIPNRQSPPTITAAPAVAIATTVTPASASGRQRAESCSGSVSPSQLAVPRVSAEPPCPSKLPMPPMHWMAGEDVKCPAQRQYCRAVTESLLSHLTSSGILITA